One genomic segment of Panicum virgatum strain AP13 chromosome 2N, P.virgatum_v5, whole genome shotgun sequence includes these proteins:
- the LOC120660668 gene encoding bHLH transcription factor RHL1-like isoform X2: protein MQPTTREMQAMAAAGQISLDDLRAAGGVHDDFLDQMLGGLQPSAWPELASAAGAKAPEGGVEAEGMHQQQQQQFGGGLYDESALLASRLRQHQISGGGAESAAAAKQMVLQQLADLRHGHHMLLQGMGRSTVGGGGGDGGMLLPLSLGSGGSGGDVQALLKAAANSAGGEAATVFGGAFAGSLQQQQQQHFQPHPQQQTAPLPGQGFGGASQPQAGASGGTAAAAPPRQRVRARRGQATDPHSIAERLRRERIAERMKALQELVPNANKTDKASMLDEIIDYVKFLQLQVKVLSMSRLGGAAAVAPLVADMSSEGRGGAPPAAAGSDGLAVTEQQVAKLMEEDMGTAMQYLQGKGLCLMPVSLASAISSATCHMRPPGLGVAAAAHHMAAMRLPPGMNGAGADPAAVPASPSMSVLTAQSAMANGAGGADGEGSHSQQQQPKDAASVSKP, encoded by the exons ATGCAGCCCACGACGCGGGAAATGcaggccatggccgccgccggccagatcTCCCTCGACGACctccgcgcggccggcggcgtgcacGACGACTTCCTCGACCAGATGCTGGGAGGCCTGCAGCCGTCGGCCTGGCCGGAACTGGCATCCGCGGCGGGAGCGAAGGCGCCGGAGGGCGGAGTGGAGGCGGAGGGgatgcaccagcagcagcagcaacagttcGGTGGGGGCTTGTACGACGAGTCCGCGCTGCTAGCGTCGCGGCTCCGGCAGCACCagatcagcggcggcggcgcggagtccgcggcggcggcgaagcagaTGGTGCTGCAGCAGCTGGCCGATCTGAGGCATGGCCACCACATGCTGCTCCAGGGCATGGGCCGCTCgacggtcggcggcggcggcggggacggcggcatGCTCCTCCCGCTCTCCCTCGGCAGCGGCGGATCGGGCGGCGACGTGCAGGCGCTACTCAAAGCCGCTGCCAATTCCGCC GGAGGAGAGGCCGCCACCGTCTTCGGCGGCGCCTTCGCCGGAtcgctccagcagcagcagcagcaacatttCCAGCCGCATCCACAG CAGCAAACGGCGCCGCTGCCAGGCCAGGGCTTCGGTGGCGCGTCACAGCCTCAGGCCGGGGCTTCAGGcgggaccgcggcggcggcgccgcccaggCAGCGCgtgcgggcgcggcgcggccaggccACCGACCCCCACAGCATCGCGGAGCGG CTCCGGAGGGAGAGGATCGCGGAGAGGATGAAGGCCCTGCAGGAGCTGGTGCCCAACGCCAACAAG ACGGACAAGGCGTCGATGCTGGACGAGATCATCGACTACGTCAAGTTCCTGCAGCTCCAAGTCAAG GTGCTGAGCATGAGCCGGCTAggtggcgccgctgccgtggcgCCGCTCGTGGCCGACATGTCCTCGGAg GGTCgaggcggcgcgccgccggccgcggcggggagcgACGGACTGGCGGTGACGGAGCAGCAGGTGGCCAAGCTCATGGAGGAGGACATGGGCACCGCCATGCAGTACCTGCAGGGGAAGGGCCTGTGCCTCATGCCCGTCTCCCtcgcctccgccatctcctccgCGACGTGCCACATGCGCCCGCCGGGGCtcggggtcgccgccgccgcgcaccacaTGGCCGCCAtgcgcctgccgcccggcatgaacggcgccggcgccgacccgGCGGCCGTGCCGGCCTCCCCGAGCATGTCCGTGCTCACGGCGCAGTCGGCCATGGCcaacggcgccggcggggccgacggcgagggctcgcattcgcagcagcagcagcccaagGACGCCGCGTCCGTGTCCAAGCCATGA
- the LOC120660668 gene encoding bHLH transcription factor RHL1-like isoform X1, with protein sequence MQPTTREMQAMAAAGQISLDDLRAAGGVHDDFLDQMLGGLQPSAWPELASAAGAKAPEGGVEAEGMHQQQQQQFGGGLYDESALLASRLRQHQISGGGAESAAAAKQMVLQQLADLRHGHHMLLQGMGRSTVGGGGGDGGMLLPLSLGSGGSGGDVQALLKAAANSAGGEAATVFGGAFAGSLQQQQQQHFQPHPQQTAPLPGQGFGGASQPQAGASGGTAAAAPPRQRVRARRGQATDPHSIAERLRRERIAERMKALQELVPNANKTDKASMLDEIIDYVKFLQLQVKVLSMSRLGGAAAVAPLVADMSSEGRGGAPPAAAGSDGLAVTEQQVAKLMEEDMGTAMQYLQGKGLCLMPVSLASAISSATCHMRPPGLGVAAAAHHMAAMRLPPGMNGAGADPAAVPASPSMSVLTAQSAMANGAGGADGEGSHSQQQQPKDAASVSKP encoded by the exons ATGCAGCCCACGACGCGGGAAATGcaggccatggccgccgccggccagatcTCCCTCGACGACctccgcgcggccggcggcgtgcacGACGACTTCCTCGACCAGATGCTGGGAGGCCTGCAGCCGTCGGCCTGGCCGGAACTGGCATCCGCGGCGGGAGCGAAGGCGCCGGAGGGCGGAGTGGAGGCGGAGGGgatgcaccagcagcagcagcaacagttcGGTGGGGGCTTGTACGACGAGTCCGCGCTGCTAGCGTCGCGGCTCCGGCAGCACCagatcagcggcggcggcgcggagtccgcggcggcggcgaagcagaTGGTGCTGCAGCAGCTGGCCGATCTGAGGCATGGCCACCACATGCTGCTCCAGGGCATGGGCCGCTCgacggtcggcggcggcggcggggacggcggcatGCTCCTCCCGCTCTCCCTCGGCAGCGGCGGATCGGGCGGCGACGTGCAGGCGCTACTCAAAGCCGCTGCCAATTCCGCC GGAGGAGAGGCCGCCACCGTCTTCGGCGGCGCCTTCGCCGGAtcgctccagcagcagcagcagcaacatttCCAGCCGCATCCACAG CAAACGGCGCCGCTGCCAGGCCAGGGCTTCGGTGGCGCGTCACAGCCTCAGGCCGGGGCTTCAGGcgggaccgcggcggcggcgccgcccaggCAGCGCgtgcgggcgcggcgcggccaggccACCGACCCCCACAGCATCGCGGAGCGG CTCCGGAGGGAGAGGATCGCGGAGAGGATGAAGGCCCTGCAGGAGCTGGTGCCCAACGCCAACAAG ACGGACAAGGCGTCGATGCTGGACGAGATCATCGACTACGTCAAGTTCCTGCAGCTCCAAGTCAAG GTGCTGAGCATGAGCCGGCTAggtggcgccgctgccgtggcgCCGCTCGTGGCCGACATGTCCTCGGAg GGTCgaggcggcgcgccgccggccgcggcggggagcgACGGACTGGCGGTGACGGAGCAGCAGGTGGCCAAGCTCATGGAGGAGGACATGGGCACCGCCATGCAGTACCTGCAGGGGAAGGGCCTGTGCCTCATGCCCGTCTCCCtcgcctccgccatctcctccgCGACGTGCCACATGCGCCCGCCGGGGCtcggggtcgccgccgccgcgcaccacaTGGCCGCCAtgcgcctgccgcccggcatgaacggcgccggcgccgacccgGCGGCCGTGCCGGCCTCCCCGAGCATGTCCGTGCTCACGGCGCAGTCGGCCATGGCcaacggcgccggcggggccgacggcgagggctcgcattcgcagcagcagcagcccaagGACGCCGCGTCCGTGTCCAAGCCATGA